One Akkermansiaceae bacterium genomic region harbors:
- a CDS encoding M48 family metallopeptidase yields the protein MSGRSSGGNVRRGTIRLNTELAKKPPECLEYLVVHEMVHFLEPTHNDHFVALMDRFMSNWRSRKDLLNSLPVRHEEWRY from the coding sequence ATCTCGGGTCGCTCATCGGGGGGAAACGTTAGAAGGGGCACAATCCGCCTGAACACCGAGCTGGCCAAGAAGCCGCCGGAGTGCCTTGAATACCTCGTGGTCCACGAGATGGTGCATTTCCTAGAGCCGACCCACAACGACCACTTCGTCGCCCTGATGGACCGTTTCATGTCAAACTGGCGTAGCCGTAAGGACCTGCTCAACAGCCTGCCGGTGAGGCATGAGGAGTGGAGGTATTGA
- a CDS encoding helix-turn-helix transcriptional regulator, whose translation MDRRYRNCIGPEVRELRKARVLTQEQLAAKLQLAGLHSIDRVGIAKIETQIRSVFDYELAVIAQVMGVELADLIPSPERLKRDLGSLIGGKR comes from the coding sequence ATGGACAGACGATATAGGAACTGCATCGGCCCCGAAGTGAGGGAGCTAAGAAAAGCTCGAGTGCTGACGCAGGAGCAACTCGCCGCGAAGTTACAGCTTGCCGGTCTGCATTCCATCGACCGTGTGGGGATCGCTAAAATAGAAACCCAAATCCGTTCGGTATTTGATTACGAGCTGGCAGTAATAGCTCAAGTTATGGGGGTTGAGCTTGCGGACCTCATTCCGTCGCCAGAGAGACTGAAGAGGGATCTCGGGTCGCTCATCGGGGGGAAACGTTAG
- a CDS encoding SOS response-associated peptidase family protein, producing MCSVYEFGRGKKKAPQVINADGFDNLDDDVRLIRRTNTAPVYLSDGDVRMMRWGYERPGLGVVNNTRSENFGSPMWRDSIEHRRCLIPVTAFYEWSGSKGNKRTHRFTSPADEWLWMAGIWEQSVSQGECFSMITTTANSLMAPIHHRMPAVLSADELNPYLNGELMVFTPKPDTLLVNETTNPLLKNPPSHLQGELF from the coding sequence ATGTGCAGCGTTTATGAATTCGGCAGAGGTAAAAAGAAAGCGCCTCAAGTAATCAACGCTGACGGTTTTGATAATTTAGATGATGACGTCAGGCTCATCAGACGCACTAATACGGCCCCTGTGTATCTGAGTGACGGCGATGTCCGAATGATGCGCTGGGGCTATGAACGACCCGGCCTCGGTGTTGTAAACAATACACGCAGCGAGAACTTTGGCAGTCCCATGTGGCGGGACTCTATCGAACACCGCCGCTGCCTCATTCCCGTGACTGCTTTCTACGAGTGGTCCGGGTCCAAGGGTAACAAGCGAACTCATCGATTCACCAGCCCAGCCGATGAATGGCTATGGATGGCGGGCATCTGGGAGCAGTCAGTCAGCCAAGGCGAATGTTTCTCGATGATTACGACGACAGCAAACTCACTGATGGCACCTATACATCATCGCATGCCTGCGGTCCTCTCAGCCGATGAACTGAACCCGTATCTCAATGGCGAACTGATGGTATTCACACCCAAGCCTGACACTCTGTTAGTAAACGAGACCACGAACCCGCTGCTGAAAAACCCACCATCTCATTTACAAGGCGAGCTATTTTGA